Proteins co-encoded in one Psychromonas sp. L1A2 genomic window:
- a CDS encoding ATP-binding protein: MRSSVSFQTRARTIDHLGREQIADCPTAISELWKNAYDAYAQKVELHLFDGDISVAALVDDGHGMSRDEFESKWLTIGTESKTSEFEIALDDRNGLQHRAKQGQKGIGRLSSAALGSLLLIVSKRTDHKFVAALIDWRLFENPYLLLQDIRIPITDFELCHNLIDELPNLFDQLMGNVWGDGDDEGRDKRLNEAWKRFEEQESLDGKEKSTKDEIVNTLISDVFSERHFDKWPLWNNDTVQGTAMFMANLNDDLKYQLSKTPIKDADGAEILARDRFFQTLSNFTDPFSKEDEPQSYDFINSVTAWHGKFPKALIDEAREFDIATLESLEHVIEGHVDADGYFKGRVKVFGEWYENYLVKPKVPYKTRRDSAFGEFHIRLGTFELQIGSTSLPDNLHSTYVEQAEKYAGFRVYRDGLRVMPYGRVDSDYFEVEFRRSKHAGRYFWANRRMFGRIAITREGNPNLKDKAGREGFIENKASKLFREIVENILLDVADKHLGTKSPNRKETINDIKEQKEIVKAEADRKTLQTKERKRIRSSIDKNSTALITHVSNIKNIYDTYSQRESLNSLDELQKLKIEIDILIDKTRSYSLTPIPNNLGRLEEDYRAYRKQELQAKEYTNELSFFINKAISEATEKTDTEKAQEAYRSKVASINASITKYASDGKAMLAKQTGEFDSLIKECRERYKATTFEYLEDLKLEKITLNEVLDKLDEDQEKIVIENSQKLSPYVTALTLINEQIDLEGLAIYSMNETMKYRQEINRLHALAQLGITVEIIGHEIEGLDMTISRGVNLIASGELSDRQRQSCDDVIVAQQSLSDKWRFLSPLKLSGDKTSKQISGKDIFSYTNTFFKDHFTTQQINFTATNEFLSLSIWEKPSNIYPVFINLINNSQYWVERNEVTEKQINLDVRDQEVIISDSGPGVDKDDLEQLFTLFFTRKQRGGRGIGLYLCKQNLQAGGHKIRYETLPENKKLLGANFAIEFKGMNNA, encoded by the coding sequence ATGCGCTCTTCTGTTTCTTTTCAAACCCGTGCAAGAACAATAGATCACTTAGGTCGCGAACAAATTGCTGATTGCCCAACAGCAATATCAGAACTATGGAAAAATGCATACGATGCATATGCCCAAAAAGTTGAGCTACATCTGTTTGATGGCGATATATCAGTTGCAGCATTAGTTGATGATGGTCATGGAATGAGTCGTGATGAATTCGAAAGTAAGTGGCTAACGATAGGTACCGAATCTAAAACCTCTGAATTTGAAATCGCATTGGATGACCGAAATGGTCTTCAGCATAGAGCTAAACAAGGTCAAAAAGGTATTGGGCGTTTATCAAGTGCCGCCCTTGGCTCTCTACTTCTTATAGTATCCAAACGAACTGACCATAAGTTTGTTGCCGCGTTGATCGATTGGCGTTTGTTTGAAAATCCATACCTTCTATTACAAGATATTAGAATTCCTATTACTGACTTTGAACTTTGTCATAATCTAATCGATGAATTACCTAACTTATTTGATCAGTTAATGGGCAACGTTTGGGGTGATGGTGATGATGAAGGGCGAGACAAAAGATTAAACGAAGCTTGGAAGCGTTTTGAAGAACAAGAATCATTAGATGGTAAAGAAAAATCAACGAAAGATGAAATAGTTAATACGCTAATTAGTGATGTTTTTAGTGAAAGGCATTTTGATAAATGGCCATTATGGAATAATGATACAGTTCAAGGTACAGCTATGTTTATGGCTAATCTGAATGATGATTTAAAGTATCAATTATCTAAAACGCCTATAAAAGATGCAGATGGTGCTGAAATACTCGCTCGTGATCGGTTTTTTCAAACACTATCGAATTTCACTGACCCATTTTCAAAAGAGGACGAACCTCAATCATATGATTTTATAAATTCAGTTACTGCTTGGCACGGTAAATTCCCAAAAGCACTTATTGATGAAGCTCGAGAGTTTGATATCGCAACTCTTGAATCACTAGAACATGTCATAGAAGGTCATGTTGATGCAGATGGATATTTTAAAGGTAGAGTTAAAGTATTTGGCGAATGGTATGAAAATTATTTAGTCAAACCAAAAGTACCATATAAAACACGTCGAGATTCAGCGTTCGGTGAGTTTCATATCAGGTTAGGCACTTTTGAACTTCAGATTGGGAGTACATCATTACCAGATAATCTACATTCAACTTACGTTGAACAAGCAGAAAAATATGCAGGATTTCGTGTATATAGAGATGGTTTACGTGTCATGCCATATGGTCGAGTTGATAGTGATTATTTTGAAGTCGAATTTCGAAGATCTAAACATGCAGGTCGTTATTTTTGGGCTAATCGCCGCATGTTTGGTCGTATAGCTATAACGCGAGAAGGCAATCCTAATTTAAAAGATAAAGCAGGTCGTGAAGGGTTTATAGAAAATAAGGCTTCAAAACTATTTAGAGAGATAGTGGAAAATATTCTTCTTGATGTCGCAGATAAGCATTTAGGAACAAAGTCTCCAAATAGGAAAGAAACGATAAACGATATTAAAGAGCAAAAAGAAATTGTTAAAGCTGAAGCTGACCGTAAAACATTACAAACCAAAGAGCGTAAACGTATACGCTCTTCTATAGATAAAAATTCAACGGCTCTAATAACTCATGTATCTAACATAAAAAATATTTACGATACATATTCGCAGAGAGAAAGCCTTAATAGTTTAGATGAATTACAAAAGCTAAAAATTGAAATTGATATTTTAATTGATAAAACACGATCTTACTCTTTAACACCAATCCCAAATAACTTGGGTAGGCTTGAAGAAGATTACAGAGCTTACCGTAAACAAGAACTACAAGCTAAAGAGTATACTAACGAACTTAGTTTCTTCATAAATAAAGCAATTTCTGAAGCAACAGAAAAAACAGATACAGAGAAAGCACAAGAAGCTTACCGTAGTAAAGTTGCGAGTATAAATGCAAGTATTACTAAGTATGCAAGTGATGGTAAAGCTATGCTTGCAAAGCAAACTGGTGAATTTGATTCGTTAATTAAAGAGTGCCGTGAGAGGTATAAAGCTACAACTTTTGAGTATTTAGAAGACCTAAAATTAGAAAAAATAACATTAAATGAAGTACTTGATAAGCTCGACGAAGACCAAGAAAAGATTGTTATTGAAAATAGTCAAAAGCTAAGTCCGTATGTCACCGCTCTTACTTTGATAAATGAACAAATAGATTTAGAGGGCTTAGCAATATATAGCATGAATGAAACGATGAAATATCGTCAGGAAATCAATCGCTTACATGCTTTGGCTCAATTGGGTATCACAGTAGAAATTATCGGCCATGAAATAGAAGGTTTAGACATGACGATTTCAAGGGGGGTTAATTTAATTGCAAGTGGTGAGTTAAGTGATAGACAAAGGCAATCATGTGACGATGTCATTGTTGCACAGCAGTCGTTAAGTGATAAATGGAGATTCCTTTCTCCCTTGAAATTATCAGGAGATAAAACAAGTAAACAAATAAGTGGTAAAGATATATTTTCTTATACCAATACTTTTTTTAAAGATCACTTCACAACTCAACAAATTAATTTTACGGCTACAAACGAGTTTTTGTCTTTATCAATTTGGGAAAAGCCTTCCAACATATATCCTGTTTTTATCAATTTAATAAATAACTCACAGTACTGGGTTGAGCGGAATGAAGTTACAGAAAAGCAAATTAATTTAGATGTAAGAGATCAAGAGGTTATTATTTCTGACTCTGGACCAGGTGTTGATAAAGATGATTTGGAGCAGTTATTTACCTTGTTTTTTACCCGTAAACAACGAGGTGGAAGAGGGATAGGTCTTTATCTTTGTAAACAAAACTTACAGGCTGGTGGGCATAAAATTCGTTACGAAACATTACCAGAAAATAAGAAACTATTAGGGGCTAACTTTGCGATTGAATTTAAAGGAATGAATAATGCCTAA
- a CDS encoding response regulator receiver domain, whose protein sequence is MPNVTLSTVDTYSDLIREAFVKPIRTVTVIDDEYPTLNSFLNVQSNMQAKEKIGPEPLEKQLKIENIERLKSIIDMCNNNYKWSIDVYDGQSPKLGENSVLPEHINHSDLLILDYHLDGDSSEDDGGRSRKILKALAKNNHFNLILVHTKGDDDDIQEVYNDILTDFLKLQKFERLENSAKQKINEWLDEEDPDFEKYKFISDKVDVKSLVKLLASSEPKEITQVRNPKHFLSPNTSEINEISKGTGLSVEVIVNWIISEKIKPYSALFEGDEFHNLAWEWDFETEVNYISTGRIFISVIRKKNTDPAVKLHEKLCTALNMQNASPMFLLMLLMRSELDDKGLGQASEIIKNRFAQAGWMFDLLANSDGDQTKHYDAIDRHWEQLSVVSKNSLVDFSKRIVKALKATNQSDKDIVKLYFPECINQEFKALTNLNAYACTRSISSHHLTTGTVFNLVDNGRDTYWLCLTPACDLVPSQSQRKWSERIGDDHLSFQAIKLQNDGESDGTIKSEINSNERVFISINNEIVSFKFKKDKNASPIWETFYAVQHGKFDDANCFKLQHLRIVKGKTIKLNNRIKNKKQQVATGPDELKLTAPIKVEVISELRYEYALNLLQKFGANQTRVGLSFVDKLWS, encoded by the coding sequence ATGCCTAATGTAACTTTAAGCACTGTTGATACTTATTCAGATTTAATTCGAGAAGCGTTCGTTAAACCAATCCGTACTGTGACTGTTATCGACGATGAATATCCAACTCTTAATAGCTTTTTAAATGTTCAAAGTAACATGCAAGCAAAAGAAAAAATAGGACCTGAACCATTAGAAAAACAGCTTAAAATTGAAAATATTGAGCGATTAAAGTCCATTATAGATATGTGTAACAATAACTATAAATGGAGTATCGATGTATATGATGGGCAATCCCCTAAACTTGGTGAAAATAGTGTTCTACCTGAGCATATTAACCATAGTGATTTGCTTATTTTAGATTATCATTTAGATGGAGATTCATCTGAAGATGATGGTGGCCGTTCAAGAAAAATTTTAAAGGCATTAGCTAAGAATAATCACTTTAACCTCATATTGGTGCATACAAAAGGGGATGATGACGATATTCAGGAAGTATACAATGATATTTTAACTGACTTTTTAAAATTACAAAAATTTGAACGTCTCGAAAACTCAGCTAAACAGAAAATTAACGAATGGCTTGATGAAGAAGATCCTGATTTTGAAAAATATAAATTTATTTCAGATAAAGTAGATGTAAAAAGTTTAGTTAAACTTTTAGCTTCTTCAGAGCCTAAAGAAATAACTCAGGTCAGAAATCCAAAACATTTTTTGTCTCCCAATACCTCAGAAATTAATGAAATAAGCAAAGGTACTGGTTTATCTGTTGAAGTTATTGTGAATTGGATTATTTCAGAAAAAATAAAACCATATTCGGCTTTATTTGAAGGTGATGAATTTCATAATTTAGCTTGGGAATGGGATTTTGAAACAGAGGTGAATTATATTTCTACAGGTCGAATTTTTATATCTGTGATTAGAAAGAAAAATACAGACCCTGCGGTCAAGCTACATGAAAAACTTTGTACTGCACTCAATATGCAAAATGCATCACCAATGTTTTTATTAATGTTATTGATGCGAAGTGAACTAGATGATAAAGGGTTAGGTCAAGCTAGTGAAATAATTAAAAATCGCTTTGCTCAAGCAGGGTGGATGTTTGATCTTTTAGCTAATTCTGATGGTGACCAGACTAAGCACTATGATGCAATAGATAGGCACTGGGAGCAGTTATCTGTGGTTTCGAAGAATTCCTTAGTAGATTTTTCTAAACGTATAGTAAAAGCATTGAAAGCTACAAACCAGTCTGATAAAGATATTGTTAAATTGTATTTTCCTGAATGTATTAATCAAGAATTTAAAGCTTTAACTAATCTAAATGCTTATGCCTGTACTCGTTCTATTTCTTCTCATCATTTAACTACCGGAACTGTTTTTAATTTAGTTGATAATGGGAGGGACACATATTGGTTATGTTTAACCCCTGCTTGTGATTTGGTGCCTTCACAAAGTCAAAGGAAATGGTCTGAAAGAATTGGTGATGATCATTTATCATTTCAAGCTATAAAATTGCAAAATGATGGTGAAAGTGATGGAACAATAAAAAGTGAAATTAATTCGAATGAGAGAGTTTTTATTTCAATTAATAATGAAATAGTTAGTTTTAAATTTAAAAAAGATAAAAATGCGAGCCCAATTTGGGAAACTTTTTATGCAGTGCAACATGGGAAGTTTGATGACGCTAATTGTTTTAAACTTCAACATCTTAGAATTGTAAAAGGTAAAACCATAAAGCTTAATAACAGAATAAAAAATAAAAAACAGCAAGTAGCAACAGGACCGGATGAACTAAAATTAACGGCCCCAATTAAAGTCGAAGTCATTTCTGAACTACGTTATGAATATGCATTGAATCTATTACAAAAATTTGGAGCAAATCAAACGAGAGTTGGATTATCTTTTGTTGATAAGCTTTGGAGTTAA
- the rplQ gene encoding 50S ribosomal protein L17, with amino-acid sequence MRHRQSGRQLNRNSSHRQAMFRNMAISIATHEVIKTTVPKAKELRRVIEPLITLAKVDSVANRRLAFARLRDDATVAKLFNELGPRYATRPGGYTSIIKCGFRTGDKAPMAYIQFVDRPVVADEEA; translated from the coding sequence ATGCGCCATCGTCAAAGTGGACGTCAACTTAACCGAAACAGCAGCCACCGTCAGGCTATGTTTCGTAATATGGCAATCTCTATTGCTACGCATGAAGTTATTAAAACGACTGTGCCGAAAGCAAAAGAATTGCGTCGTGTAATTGAGCCATTAATTACACTAGCTAAAGTGGATAGCGTTGCTAACCGTCGTTTAGCGTTTGCTCGTCTTCGTGATGATGCAACAGTAGCAAAATTGTTTAATGAACTAGGTCCTCGCTACGCGACTCGTCCTGGTGGTTACACTAGTATCATTAAATGTGGTTTCCGTACTGGCGATAAAGCTCCAATGGCTTACATCCAGTTCGTAGACCGTCCAGTTGTAGCGGACGAAGAAGCGTAA
- a CDS encoding DNA-directed RNA polymerase subunit alpha, with amino-acid sequence MQGSVIDFLKPRLVDIEQISTTRAKVVLEPLERGFGHTLGNALRRILLSSMPGTAVTEVEIDGVQHEYSTKEGVQEDILEILLNLKGLAVKLEGKNEVLVSLTKSGAGPVTAGDIIHDGDVEIVNPEHVICNLTGNAEISMRIKIEAGRGYVPASSRIHSEEDERPIGRLLVDATFSPVERIAYSVESARVEQRTDLDKLIIDMETDGTIEPEEAIRRAATILAEQLDAFVDLRTKVQVPVEEEKPAFDPILLRPVDDLELTVRSANCLKAESIYYIGDLVQCTEVALLKTPNLGKKSLTEIKDVLASRGLSLGMRLENWPPASLIED; translated from the coding sequence ATGCAGGGTTCTGTAATTGATTTTCTAAAACCAAGATTAGTTGATATCGAACAAATTTCAACAACTAGAGCTAAAGTGGTTCTTGAGCCACTAGAACGTGGTTTTGGCCACACTTTAGGTAATGCGCTTCGTCGTATTTTATTATCGTCTATGCCTGGCACAGCGGTAACTGAAGTCGAAATTGATGGTGTACAACATGAGTACAGCACCAAAGAAGGCGTGCAAGAAGATATCCTAGAGATTCTTCTTAACCTTAAAGGGCTAGCTGTAAAACTTGAAGGTAAAAACGAAGTTTTAGTTAGTTTAACTAAATCTGGCGCTGGTCCTGTTACTGCAGGCGACATCATTCATGATGGTGATGTAGAGATAGTCAACCCAGAACATGTGATCTGTAATTTAACGGGCAATGCTGAAATCAGCATGCGTATTAAAATTGAAGCAGGTCGCGGTTATGTTCCAGCTTCATCTCGTATTCATAGCGAAGAAGATGAGCGTCCAATTGGTCGTCTTTTAGTAGATGCGACTTTTAGCCCTGTTGAGCGTATTGCTTACAGTGTTGAATCAGCTCGTGTTGAACAACGTACCGATTTAGACAAACTTATTATCGATATGGAAACAGACGGTACTATTGAGCCTGAAGAAGCAATTCGTCGCGCAGCTACTATTTTAGCTGAGCAATTAGACGCATTTGTTGATTTACGAACAAAAGTACAAGTGCCAGTTGAAGAAGAAAAACCTGCATTTGATCCAATTCTTTTACGCCCAGTAGATGATTTAGAATTAACTGTTCGTTCTGCTAATTGTTTAAAAGCAGAGTCGATTTACTATATCGGTGATCTAGTACAATGTACTGAAGTTGCACTTCTAAAAACACCTAACTTAGGTAAGAAGTCTCTAACTGAAATCAAAGATGTACTTGCTTCACGTGGACTGTCTCTAGGCATGCGCTTAGAAAACTGGCCACCAGCAAGTTTAATCGAAGATTAG
- the rpsD gene encoding 30S ribosomal protein S4 → MARYLGPKLKLSRREGTDLFLKSGVRAIESKCKIENAPGVHGARKPRLSDYGLQLREKQKVRRMYGVLEKQFRNYYKEAARLQGNTGENLLLLLEGRLDNVVYRMGFGATRAESRQLVSHKAILVNGKVVNIPSFNVKPSDVIAIREKAKKQTRIGAALEIAGQREALAWVEVDTTKMEGEFKRQPERSDLSAEINEQLIIELYSK, encoded by the coding sequence ATGGCAAGATATTTAGGTCCTAAGCTTAAGCTTAGCCGTCGCGAAGGTACTGATTTATTCTTAAAATCAGGCGTTCGAGCGATCGAATCTAAGTGTAAAATCGAAAACGCACCGGGTGTACACGGTGCGCGTAAACCACGTCTATCAGACTACGGTTTACAATTACGTGAAAAGCAAAAAGTACGTCGTATGTACGGTGTATTAGAAAAGCAATTCCGTAACTACTACAAAGAAGCTGCTCGTTTACAGGGCAACACTGGTGAAAACTTACTTCTTTTATTAGAAGGTCGTTTAGACAATGTTGTATACCGTATGGGTTTTGGCGCTACACGTGCTGAATCACGTCAACTAGTTAGCCATAAAGCTATCCTAGTGAACGGTAAAGTTGTAAATATCCCTTCATTCAACGTTAAACCTAGCGATGTTATCGCAATCCGTGAAAAAGCTAAAAAGCAAACACGTATTGGCGCTGCATTAGAAATCGCTGGTCAACGTGAAGCCCTTGCTTGGGTTGAAGTTGATACAACGAAGATGGAAGGCGAATTTAAGCGTCAACCTGAACGTTCAGATTTATCTGCTGAGATTAACGAACAGTTAATCATCGAGCTTTACTCTAAGTAA
- the rpsK gene encoding 30S ribosomal protein S11 codes for MAKTPTRARKRVKKQVADGMAHIHASFNNTIVTITDRQGNALSWATAGGSGFRGSRKSTPFAAQVAAERAAEAAKEYGLKNVEVFVNGPGPGRESSIRALNAAGFRVTNITDVTPIPHNGCRPPKKRRV; via the coding sequence ATGGCTAAAACACCAACTCGTGCTCGCAAGCGCGTTAAAAAGCAAGTGGCAGATGGTATGGCTCACATCCATGCTTCTTTCAACAACACAATCGTCACTATTACAGACCGTCAAGGTAATGCGCTTTCTTGGGCTACTGCAGGTGGTTCTGGTTTCCGTGGTTCTCGTAAATCTACTCCGTTCGCTGCACAGGTTGCTGCTGAACGTGCTGCTGAAGCAGCGAAAGAGTATGGCCTTAAAAACGTAGAAGTTTTTGTAAATGGACCAGGACCTGGTCGTGAATCTTCGATTCGCGCACTAAACGCGGCGGGTTTCCGTGTAACTAATATTACTGACGTTACACCGATCCCACATAATGGTTGTCGTCCACCAAAGAAACGTCGCGTTTAA
- the rpsM gene encoding 30S ribosomal protein S13 — translation MARIAGINVPDHKHAVIALTAIFGIGKTRSQIICAESGIAENTKLKDLDETQIEALRTEVAKFAVEGDLRREVSMSIKRLMDLGCYRGLRHRRSLPVRGQRSKTNARTRKGPRKAIKK, via the coding sequence GTGGCCCGTATCGCTGGCATTAACGTTCCTGATCATAAGCATGCAGTTATCGCATTAACTGCTATTTTTGGTATCGGCAAGACTCGTTCACAAATTATTTGTGCTGAGTCAGGTATTGCTGAAAATACTAAGCTTAAAGATCTGGATGAAACACAAATCGAAGCGCTTCGTACAGAAGTAGCTAAATTCGCCGTTGAAGGTGATTTACGTCGTGAAGTATCTATGAGCATCAAGCGTCTAATGGACCTTGGTTGTTACCGTGGACTTCGTCATCGTCGCAGCTTGCCTGTACGTGGACAGCGTTCTAAAACGAATGCTCGTACCCGTAAAGGTCCGCGCAAAGCAATTAAGAAATAG
- the rpmJ gene encoding 50S ribosomal protein L36, with the protein MKVRASVKKICRNCKVIKRHGVVRVICVEPKHKQRQG; encoded by the coding sequence ATGAAAGTTCGTGCATCCGTTAAAAAGATCTGTCGTAACTGCAAAGTAATCAAGCGCCACGGTGTGGTGCGAGTTATCTGCGTAGAGCCAAAGCATAAACAACGCCAAGGCTAA
- a CDS encoding methyl-accepting chemotaxis protein, translated as MVDLQSLVTSLKNRPDISYAIVINKQVKAVAHSDREKLNKVYDDSYSVKGASQGVSQHSKWYADVQKVWVYDIMTPIYVNGELYGTVDIGIPITEVSKAAADILMIQLVAISGIFIICICILIWVMNHLFKPLSGLQLALEDISKGDGDLTVRLPIKGNDEITRISIAFNSFASNINEIVTQVVKTGVQLGLSATDVRDQALRSLTRGEEQSEQSILVVTSMNEMIATINEISSNASGAADAAQDVNKETQEGNKILQEATSTIQNLSEEINNTSLVITSLADRTQSIGSILEVINSISEQTNLLALNAAIEAARAGEAGRGFAVVADEVRNLATKTAKSTGEIQKMIDYLQTEAKSAVEAMDISKSLTYEGSKATEEAQQALVKISNQVIAILDLNTQVATATEEQSSVSNEINMNMDTVNNSIVEGATASQALEVTSRNLTELADTLDKHVGSFKI; from the coding sequence TTGGTCGACTTACAAAGTTTGGTCACTTCACTTAAAAATCGTCCTGATATTTCCTATGCCATTGTCATTAATAAACAAGTAAAAGCGGTTGCACACAGTGACAGAGAAAAGCTTAATAAAGTCTACGACGACAGTTATTCGGTAAAAGGTGCAAGCCAAGGGGTTTCTCAACACTCTAAATGGTATGCCGACGTACAAAAAGTGTGGGTTTACGACATCATGACTCCTATCTATGTCAACGGTGAGCTTTATGGAACGGTAGATATCGGTATTCCAATTACAGAAGTCAGCAAAGCGGCTGCTGACATATTAATGATTCAGTTAGTTGCAATCTCAGGGATATTTATTATCTGTATCTGTATTCTTATTTGGGTAATGAATCATCTTTTCAAACCCCTTTCAGGATTACAACTTGCATTAGAAGATATCTCTAAAGGTGACGGTGACCTTACCGTAAGATTGCCTATTAAAGGTAATGATGAAATCACGCGTATCTCGATCGCTTTCAATTCCTTTGCTAGCAATATTAATGAAATAGTGACTCAAGTTGTTAAAACAGGCGTGCAATTAGGTCTGTCAGCTACCGATGTTAGAGACCAAGCTTTACGTTCATTAACACGAGGTGAAGAACAAAGTGAGCAATCTATCTTAGTCGTCACCTCAATGAACGAAATGATCGCAACCATCAATGAAATTTCTTCAAATGCATCAGGTGCGGCTGATGCAGCACAAGATGTAAACAAAGAAACGCAAGAGGGTAATAAAATACTACAGGAGGCGACGAGCACCATCCAAAACCTATCTGAAGAAATCAACAATACTTCACTAGTGATTACGTCATTAGCCGATAGAACACAATCTATAGGATCAATTCTTGAAGTTATTAACAGTATTTCAGAACAAACTAATCTGCTTGCTTTAAATGCAGCCATTGAAGCAGCGCGCGCCGGAGAAGCCGGAAGAGGTTTTGCAGTAGTAGCCGATGAAGTCAGAAACCTAGCAACAAAAACTGCTAAATCAACGGGTGAAATCCAAAAAATGATTGACTACCTTCAAACTGAAGCTAAAAGTGCAGTAGAGGCAATGGACATCAGTAAATCGTTAACCTATGAAGGTTCAAAAGCCACTGAAGAAGCGCAACAAGCACTCGTCAAAATATCAAATCAAGTCATCGCAATATTAGATTTAAATACTCAAGTAGCCACTGCAACAGAGGAACAATCGAGTGTATCTAATGAAATTAACATGAATATGGATACAGTGAATAACTCAATAGTAGAAGGTGCAACTGCTAGTCAGGCATTAGAGGTCACCAGCAGAAACTTAACCGAACTTGCAGACACGTTAGATAAGCATGTAGGCTCTTTCAAAATATAA
- a CDS encoding AAA family ATPase translates to MHNKIAKILAQLNAVLLGKERQTKLALVCLLADGHLLIEDLPGMGKTTLAGALARTLGLDYQRVQFTSDMLPADILGVSIFDKQLQQFTFHQGPVFTQVLLADEINRASPKTQSALLEAMEERKISIDKHTYPLSDPFFVIATQNPQDQAGTFPLPESQLDRFMMRIELGFPSKDAELLMLKGQYQPQSTEAIIDSLQLNEMQAAVRTVQASDAVLHYLIRLIEESRYGAEYTNALSPRCSKVLLSAAKAMAFIEQRDYVTPEDIQAVFAAVADHRLNGVNGFKKGGQALSQTLLNNVDPLQ, encoded by the coding sequence ATGCATAATAAGATTGCAAAAATATTGGCACAGCTGAATGCTGTTTTATTAGGTAAAGAGCGACAGACTAAGCTGGCGCTGGTTTGTTTATTAGCCGATGGTCACCTGTTGATTGAGGATTTACCGGGGATGGGCAAAACAACGTTAGCGGGTGCATTGGCTCGAACATTAGGGTTAGATTATCAACGCGTACAATTCACCAGTGATATGTTGCCTGCCGACATTTTAGGGGTGTCCATTTTTGATAAGCAATTGCAGCAATTCACCTTTCATCAAGGTCCTGTTTTTACACAAGTGTTATTAGCCGATGAAATAAACCGCGCCAGTCCTAAAACACAAAGTGCATTATTAGAAGCGATGGAAGAGCGTAAAATATCTATTGATAAACATACCTACCCGTTAAGCGACCCTTTTTTTGTTATTGCGACACAAAATCCACAGGATCAAGCTGGCACGTTCCCATTGCCTGAGTCTCAGTTAGACCGTTTTATGATGCGTATCGAATTAGGTTTTCCTAGTAAGGACGCTGAGTTATTAATGTTAAAAGGGCAATATCAGCCACAATCAACCGAAGCCATTATTGACAGCCTACAATTAAATGAAATGCAAGCAGCCGTCCGAACAGTGCAAGCAAGTGATGCGGTATTACATTACCTGATCCGTTTAATTGAAGAGAGCCGTTACGGTGCTGAATACACCAATGCCTTGTCTCCTCGTTGCTCAAAAGTGTTGTTAAGTGCAGCTAAAGCAATGGCTTTTATTGAACAGCGTGATTACGTGACGCCTGAAGATATTCAAGCGGTGTTTGCTGCTGTGGCAGATCACCGATTAAATGGAGTGAATGGTTTTAAGAAAGGCGGTCAAGCGTTGAGCCAAACACTGTTAAACAATGTTGATCCTCTGCAATAG